GGTATGCGCCTGGCCGAGCTCTTGGACGATACGGAGTCCCCTCCTTCGCTGGTTTTTGTGACCGCCTACGAACGCCACGCGCTCGACGCCTTCGACGTGAACGCTGTGGACTATCTCTTGAAGCCGGTTCGGCTTGAGAAGTTGGAGCGCGCGCTTGAGCGCATTAGAGCTCGAAGGCCAGCGGCTCCGATTGCCCGGCCGGCCAAGCCGCTAACCCGCATTTCGGTGGATGAACGGGGTAGCTACAAGGTGGTACCGGTACAGGATATCGTGTTTTTTGAGTCCGAAGATGGTGTGGTGGTCATTCAGACTCGTGAAAAGAGATACCTGACAGACTTCAGCCTCAAGTTTTTGGAGCAAAACTTGAATCCGGATGATTTCTTCAGGTGCCACAGGAGTTATATCGTGAGGTTGGATGCCATCGAGAGTATTGCTCCGTGGGGTGCCGGTACCTTCAAGCTGATCGTGGATCGGGAGTTGGACCTTGAGGTTCCGCTCGCGCGGGCCCGCGCGCAGGAGCTCAAGACGCTGATTCCCTGGAGTGCGAATCAAGTCGAAGATTAGCGTTCCCAAAAAGCAGAGAACGTGGTTCTTTTTTGCGACGTTTAACTAACGCGGAGAGAGCCCGCGTTGACCACGAAGGCCCCCGAATGGCTCGAAACCCCCGCCAAATCATCGAAATTGACCCGCAGCCCGGTCAACTCACCAACGGCAATCACCGCTATATTGCTGTGGCTGGAAACATCGGCTCAGGAAAGAGTTCGATCGTGGACTTCCTGTGTCAGAAGTACGGTCTGGAGCCTTTCTTCGAGCCCAACGAAGGCAATCCGTACCTCGAAGACTTCTATGGGGACATGAAATCTTGGTCGTTTCACAGCCAGATTTACTTTCTGGCCGCGAAGTTCAAGCTGCATCAGGAACTCGGGGCATTGGAGCACGGGGTGGTGCAGGACCGCACCATTTGGGAAGATGCCGAGATTTTTGCCGAGAACCTCTACCGCCAAAAGATCATGGGAGAGCGGGATTATCAGACCTATCGCCTGCTCTACGAGTCCATCCGCGATCAGATCCGACCACCCGATCTGATGCTCTATATGCGCTGTCCGGTCTCGACGGTGAAAAAGCGGATCGCGTCGAGAGGAAGACAGATGGAGCGCGATATTCCCGAGCGCTATCTCAAACGACTTCACCGGCTCTACGACTCATGGATCGAGAACTATACACTCTCTCCTGTGGTCATCATTCCGACCAATAAACTCGATTATGTGACCGATCTTGTGGACCAGCACGATATCCTGACGACGATCGAGAAATACTTGTAGATTCGGGCTCTACGAGTGTGTGGTACGTTAAAAAAGTCGGTGCAATATATGCAAATTAGTGGAATACTAGTGGTAGATGGGGACCGCTGGTCATTGAGCGCAATAATCACATAACGCATGAAAAATTTTCTAGATGAAATCTCAGAGATCGATGTGGAAGGGGCCACAGAGATTGCGGACGGCAGTCAGTTTGAAATCGAGCCGACCATTCGAGACATGAGTGCATTTCCGACTTCGACTCCGAGCTATCTGGACGAAGACTCGGAGGGCGATACCGAATACGACCAGACCTCGGTGCTCGCGCTAGAGCAATCCGACGAAGATGCGACGGCCGTGGAGTCCGCGATTGACGGGCGTTTTCAGCTGGTGGGCGTGCTCGGCGAAGGTGGAATGGGCAAGGTCTACCGCGGCATTCAGCTCTCCATCAACCGTGACGTCGCGATCAAAGTGGTTCGCGAAGAGTTCGCTCATGACCCCCAACTTAGGGCGCGTTTTGAGCGCGAGGCGCAGCTCATCTCAAGCTTCAACCACCCAGGGATCGTACGTCTTGTGGACTTTGGAGAGAGTGACGGGCGCCTCTTCCTGGTCATGGAGTTTGTCAACGGCAAGCCAATCGGCGAGCTCTTTGGCGGCCACCAACTCCACCCAAGGTATGTGCTCGAGATGGCCAGACAAGTGGCATCAGCTCTGACCGAGGCGCATTCTAAGGGCGTTGTTCACCGCGACCTAAAACCCGACAATATCCTCTTGAGCCGCGTCACGGACGGCACCATTCAGTTCAAGGTCTTGGACTTTGGAGTAGCCCGTACCGGGTCCTCCAACCTCACGGCTGCGGGTGCGGTGTGCGGGACGCCAGAGTACATGCCACCGGAGCAAGCACGCGGGATGACCGTGGGCCCGGAGTCCGACCTCTATGCGCTCGGCGTGATGATGTACGAGATGCTCGCGGGACGCGTTCCATTTGCCGGAAACAACGCGATGGCGATCATGATCAAGCAGGTCAAAGAACTCCCGCCTCGCCTCAAAGATCTTGCGCCTCATGTCCCCGACGACATCGAGGAATTGGTCAATGCGCTGATGGAGAAGGACCCTTCGGACCGCATCAGCAGCGCGATTTCCATTTGCGACACCATCGACCACATCCTCGCTATGCACGGGTGGACCCAGGTAATTCGTCTGGAAGATGGCCCCCTGAACCAGACCACAAAGAAGTGGTACTACGACGGCTCGCCGATTGGTGAGCGCCCGAGTGCGCCTACGTTTCCGCATTCTCCGAACACGTCACAAGACCTCGTGGCGCCTAAAACTCCGGTCTCCAGCGCGGCGCTCGGCACGGGCTTTCTGGCGGACGACGCACCGATCGGTATCGATGAGGACGCTTTGGCTCAGAACCGGCGGCCGAATCCGGCAAATTACGGCTACGGACAAAATCAGCCCACGAGTTCGCCGGCAAACCGCCTGCCAACGCCGGCCCCTCAAGCACACGCGCCTGCCCAACCAGCACATGCACCTCAGCGTGCGGCTCGACCGCGGCAAAACACCTTGCCAGGGGCTTCGAGGAAAAAGCGCAACAACACGAACACCATCCTCCTCGGGGCGGCGCTGGTTTTAGTGGTCTTGATGTTGGTGGTCGTGGCCTTGATTTTGTCGCGAAAGGCGAGTGGACCGGAACTTCCCGCGGATTTGGGGAGCGGCCCTTCGCCGGCCATGTTGACGTCCTTTGCGTCGAGTGGTTGGACACCTTCCGCAGTCATCGCGTCAGACCTTGGGCCTTCGGTCAACGTTCAGAGCTCCAAACTTGTGTCCGAAAACGGTCAGGTGAGCTTCTCAGTCTATACCTGCACTGCTCCTGAGGAATGTGGTGATATCTTCGACCGCATTTACCTTCCGAGCTATGGCTACACGTGGAGCGGACACGTGGTCCAGCTCGAGCCGATGGGCAATGTTCCGAAAGTTGAAATGGAGCGTCTAATAAGTGCTGTCACCACCTTGCATCCCGGCGGTGAGGCATCTACCACGGACTTTAAGTGAACTTTCGAATCGGCAGCGTTTTGCTCTTAGCTCTTTTGGGTATGGCGTGCGCAAAGAGTGTGGCCAACCCTCCCGTGAGCGAGGCAAAGCCTGAGGCCGAGGACGAAACTGGACTCAAGCCGGTCAAGTTTCCTGAAGTCCAAGCCTGTTTCGAAGCCCACGTAAAGCCCGTGTTCTCCAAGGGTGAAGCGTATCGCGACTACGTGGTCTCGCTCAAAACCACCACGCTTCCTCTCGATTTAAGGGTGGGTCCCATCAAGGACATGAAAGCCGACGCGCTCAGACTTTGCTTGCTCGCGGCCGTCGGTCAGATTCAGCCGAAGTCCATTCTTTTTGCCACGGGAATCCGACTCTATCCAGACCGTTCGCCCACGGCCATTCCCATGATCCAGGGAGCGCTGACGCCACTGCAGGTTCGCGAAGGCATCATCAAAAACGAGTTCGGGAGATGCATCTTGCCTGAGCATTACGAGGTACGCATGCACGGCGCTGCGATCTTAAAGGGCACGATTATCAACGGCAAACTGCAGGATATCGAGTTCTACGGGTCGACCTTCGGGTACACCGACTATGCGAGCTGCATCGAAGCGAAACTGGCTGAGTTGGAGTTCCATCCGACGCCAGATCCCTCCGTTTTAGCATTTCCATTCTCGATGCGGATTTCCGACCTTTAAATCTTAATTGGCCTGCTTGGCTTCAGGCACGTTCATGTAGAGCGCGCGCAGCGGATCGGCTTCGTCTCCGTAGATATACGCTGGCCCAAGGCCCTGCTGAGCCTCCTGCCCTCCGCCTAACATTCCACCATCAAAGTTCTTCCAACCCTGCATCTCGCTTGCCTGCTGGGCCTCCCACTGCTTCTGGAGCAAAAGCAATTGCTCGAGAGACTCTGGGAGCCTGTCTTCGAACGCAAAGAGGACCTTACCAGCCACC
This Microvenator marinus DNA region includes the following protein-coding sequences:
- a CDS encoding LytR/AlgR family response regulator transcription factor, whose product is MNVLIVDDERPAREELRWLLEQCDVQIAGEAASGEEALTVLKSTEVDAIFLDINMPGIDGMRLAELLDDTESPPSLVFVTAYERHALDAFDVNAVDYLLKPVRLEKLERALERIRARRPAAPIARPAKPLTRISVDERGSYKVVPVQDIVFFESEDGVVVIQTREKRYLTDFSLKFLEQNLNPDDFFRCHRSYIVRLDAIESIAPWGAGTFKLIVDRELDLEVPLARARAQELKTLIPWSANQVED
- a CDS encoding deoxynucleoside kinase; this encodes MARNPRQIIEIDPQPGQLTNGNHRYIAVAGNIGSGKSSIVDFLCQKYGLEPFFEPNEGNPYLEDFYGDMKSWSFHSQIYFLAAKFKLHQELGALEHGVVQDRTIWEDAEIFAENLYRQKIMGERDYQTYRLLYESIRDQIRPPDLMLYMRCPVSTVKKRIASRGRQMERDIPERYLKRLHRLYDSWIENYTLSPVVIIPTNKLDYVTDLVDQHDILTTIEKYL
- a CDS encoding serine/threonine-protein kinase, whose product is MKNFLDEISEIDVEGATEIADGSQFEIEPTIRDMSAFPTSTPSYLDEDSEGDTEYDQTSVLALEQSDEDATAVESAIDGRFQLVGVLGEGGMGKVYRGIQLSINRDVAIKVVREEFAHDPQLRARFEREAQLISSFNHPGIVRLVDFGESDGRLFLVMEFVNGKPIGELFGGHQLHPRYVLEMARQVASALTEAHSKGVVHRDLKPDNILLSRVTDGTIQFKVLDFGVARTGSSNLTAAGAVCGTPEYMPPEQARGMTVGPESDLYALGVMMYEMLAGRVPFAGNNAMAIMIKQVKELPPRLKDLAPHVPDDIEELVNALMEKDPSDRISSAISICDTIDHILAMHGWTQVIRLEDGPLNQTTKKWYYDGSPIGERPSAPTFPHSPNTSQDLVAPKTPVSSAALGTGFLADDAPIGIDEDALAQNRRPNPANYGYGQNQPTSSPANRLPTPAPQAHAPAQPAHAPQRAARPRQNTLPGASRKKRNNTNTILLGAALVLVVLMLVVVALILSRKASGPELPADLGSGPSPAMLTSFASSGWTPSAVIASDLGPSVNVQSSKLVSENGQVSFSVYTCTAPEECGDIFDRIYLPSYGYTWSGHVVQLEPMGNVPKVEMERLISAVTTLHPGGEASTTDFK